The DNA sequence GATCAAGGTGCTGGTCTACAAGGACTTCTCCAGCGCGCGCAACTACCCCGGCGCGGTCGAGGGCGAGGCGGACGCGCCGCTGCTGCCCACCGGCATCGGCTACTTCAAGGCGCACCGGGAGAACCCGCACTGGTTCGCGGTGGACACCAAGGACAACCGGATCGAGTGGGTCGTCTACCCGAAGCACTGGCAGATGACGGTGTGGGACCCGACCTACCAGAAGGCGTGGAGCGAGGCGGTCACCGCCGAGGTCGTGGCGCAGGGCTGGGACGGCGTGTTCGCCGACAACGACTTCAGCTCCCTGAGGTACTACTCGTCCGCGGTGCTCAAGGGCACGGCGGACGCGGCCGAGTCCGACCGGGTGATCCGCGAGGGCATGGACACGTTCCTCACCACGGCCGGTGACGCGCTGCACAAGGCCGGGAAGATGCTGATCCCGAACGTGTCCGAATCCCACCTGACCGCGGGACGGTGGACGGCGCACTCGCGCTACGACGGCGCGATGGAGGAGAACTTCGGCCTGCGCGACACCGGCACGGGTGAACTGCTCACGTTCAAGGGCAACGAGTGGAAGGAGCTGCGGTCCCAGGCCGCGCTCGGCGAGACGTGGCTGCTGCTGATCACCCACACCAAGGGTGCGCGGGAGGAACGCGTCGGGTACGCCACGGCGGCGCTGCTGGCGAGCCCGCACACCTGCTGGTCCGGCGCGACCACGAGGGACTACCGCGACCCGGACTGGTCGAAGTACCAGGACGCGGAGCTGGGCGAGGCGACGGAGACCGCGAACCGGCTGCCGTCGGGCGTGTGGGACCGCCGGTTCACCGGCGGGTACGTGGCGGTGAACCCGACCGGGAAGTCCGCGCGGGTCACGCCACCGCCCGGGTTGGTCAACGTCGACGGCGGTGCCGCCGCGCCGACCACGATCGAGCTGGCCTCCGGTGACGCCGTGATCCTCGTGAACCCCGCGGGACCCACGCCGACCGCGACCACTCCGGCGACCACCACGACCACCACGACCACCACGACGCAGCCGGGCACCACGACCACGACGACCACCACGGACCCGACCACCACGACCACCGAGCCGACGACAACGACGACGACGGCCACCACCGAGCCGACCACGACCACTACGTCGTCGCCGAGTCCCACCCCATGAGGTCGCGGTAGAGGTCGAGGTGCCGCCGCGCGCACACGTGCGGCGCGAACCGCTCGCGGGCCCGTTCGGCGAGCGACAGCCCGATCCGGGCCGGGTCGGGCTCGGCGAACAGCGCGCGCAACCGGGCGGCCAACTGGTCGACGTCGCCCGGCTCGGCGAGCGCACCGGCCGAGCCCACCGGCCCGAGCATGTCGGCGACCCCGCCGGTGTCCGTCGCCACCACGGGCTTGCCCGCCGCCATCGCCTCGGCCACCACCAGCGGCTGCTGCTCCATCGTGGACGGCAGCACGAGCGCGTCGTGGTGCCGCAGCAG is a window from the Saccharothrix saharensis genome containing:
- a CDS encoding putative glycoside hydrolase family 15 protein, whose translation is MLGLVCAAALLLSSAACTAGAAAGRPTPPGDPLGPVPKPLAPCGWWYGIGEPPTPRDMAFAAEHYSLVVLNATETAALHRLKQLNPKIKVLVYKDFSSARNYPGAVEGEADAPLLPTGIGYFKAHRENPHWFAVDTKDNRIEWVVYPKHWQMTVWDPTYQKAWSEAVTAEVVAQGWDGVFADNDFSSLRYYSSAVLKGTADAAESDRVIREGMDTFLTTAGDALHKAGKMLIPNVSESHLTAGRWTAHSRYDGAMEENFGLRDTGTGELLTFKGNEWKELRSQAALGETWLLLITHTKGAREERVGYATAALLASPHTCWSGATTRDYRDPDWSKYQDAELGEATETANRLPSGVWDRRFTGGYVAVNPTGKSARVTPPPGLVNVDGGAAAPTTIELASGDAVILVNPAGPTPTATTPATTTTTTTTTTQPGTTTTTTTTDPTTTTTEPTTTTTTATTEPTTTTTSSPSPTP